A stretch of DNA from Myxococcales bacterium:
CGATCGTCTTCTTGGTCCGCACGATCACCGCACGCCGCACTTCGCCCTTCTTGACCCGGGCATTCGGCATGGCTTCGCTCACCGCGACCACAATGATGTCGCCAACCGAAGCAAAACGACGTCGCGAGCCACCCAGCACGCGTATGCACTTTACTTTTCGCGCGCCCGAATTATCGGCCACCAAAATTTTCGATTCCATCTGAATCATCGGCTCGCTCCGTTACACCACCGTCGCTTTCGCGACGGTCGCCTGCACCTTCCAACGCTTGCGCTTGGACAGAGGCCGATGTTCAATGATTTGCACTCGGTCTCCGACCGAGCAGCCATTCAACTCATCGTGACACATGAATCGCGAGTAGCGACGGACGTACTTCTTGTAACGCACGTCCTGGACAAGACGTTCCACCCGTACTACGACGGTTTTGTCCATCTTGTCACTCACGACCATCCCGATGAGAGTTCGTTTACTTCCTCGTTTCTTCACTTCACTGCCTCGCGTTTCTCGCCCAGCACAGACTCAATTCTGGCTACATCGCGACGAAGTGTTTTCAACATCGCGGTGTTCTCGAGTTGACCCGTTGCGTGCT
This window harbors:
- the rpmC gene encoding 50S ribosomal protein L29, coding for MTGSELKELGIEELEQKSRETRDELFSAKVKHATGQLENTAMLKTLRRDVARIESVLGEKREAVK
- the rplN gene encoding 50S ribosomal protein L14: MIQMESKILVADNSGARKVKCIRVLGGSRRRFASVGDIIVVAVSEAMPNARVKKGEVRRAVIVRTKKTIGRPDGSSISFDENAAVLIETSKEPVGTRIFGPVARELRAAGFMKIISLAPEVL
- the rpsQ gene encoding 30S ribosomal protein S17, whose amino-acid sequence is MKKRGSKRTLIGMVVSDKMDKTVVVRVERLVQDVRYKKYVRRYSRFMCHDELNGCSVGDRVQIIEHRPLSKRKRWKVQATVAKATVV